In one window of uncultured Acetobacteroides sp. DNA:
- a CDS encoding phosphate ABC transporter substrate-binding protein: protein MKKTLSVLAGILLISQVGFSQKVVVKGSDTCLPLVQKEAEVFMKTNKGTSISVTGGGSGVGIAALLSGSTDIAMASRSLKMDEKMKLNATKKAYNETTIGWDALAVVVNPSNKVGKLTRQQLEDIFTGKVTNWKQVGGADLKIVVYSRESSSGTYEFFKEHVMQKKNFANNVLSMPATGAIIQSVSQTKGAIGYVGLAYLEKKVKAVAVAFEGGKYVAPSFANAHNGSYPIVRPLYFFSLKSTEKQVTPFIKFILSAKGQAIVREVGYIPVKK from the coding sequence ATGAAGAAGACACTTTCAGTTTTAGCAGGAATCCTTCTGATTTCGCAGGTTGGCTTTAGCCAAAAGGTAGTGGTAAAGGGCAGCGACACATGTCTTCCACTCGTTCAAAAAGAGGCAGAAGTCTTTATGAAAACCAATAAGGGCACCAGCATATCGGTAACCGGCGGCGGATCTGGTGTAGGAATTGCCGCACTGCTTAGCGGTTCTACCGACATCGCTATGGCATCCCGCTCGCTAAAGATGGACGAGAAGATGAAGCTAAACGCCACCAAAAAGGCGTACAACGAGACAACCATCGGCTGGGATGCCCTTGCGGTAGTTGTAAACCCATCGAACAAAGTAGGTAAGCTTACCCGCCAGCAACTCGAGGATATCTTTACCGGAAAGGTAACCAACTGGAAGCAGGTTGGCGGTGCCGACCTCAAGATTGTGGTTTACTCCCGTGAGTCTAGCTCTGGAACCTACGAGTTCTTCAAGGAGCACGTAATGCAGAAGAAGAACTTTGCCAACAACGTACTTAGCATGCCTGCAACCGGAGCCATCATCCAGTCGGTAAGCCAAACTAAGGGCGCCATCGGATACGTTGGACTAGCATACCTAGAGAAGAAGGTTAAGGCAGTGGCCGTCGCTTTCGAAGGAGGCAAATATGTGGCTCCAAGTTTTGCCAACGCGCACAACGGCTCCTACCCAATTGTTCGCCCCCTCTACTTCTTTTCGCTAAAGAGCACAGAGAAGCAGGTAACCCCATTCATCAAGTTTATTCTATCGGCTAAGGGACAAGCCATCGTAAGAGAAGTTGGATACATCCCAGTAAAGAAGTAG
- a CDS encoding beta-ketoacyl-ACP synthase III, whose amino-acid sequence MQEVYITKIAKFLPNELISNDEMEQYLGLINGKPSKSRRIVLRNNGIQGRYYAITKEGKSTHTNAQMVSLAIRMLFAEHPEDIKSVELLCCGTSTPDQLMPSHAVMVHGNLPESSSIEVVSPSGVCCSGMHAFKYAYLSVLSGDKQKAVCTGSERVSPLLKADTFDAEAEKIELLNNDPYIAFEKDFLRWMLSDGAGAFLLENKKSESGISLKVEWVEAISYANVMESCMYMGADKNEDGTLKGYIDHSPAEILDKSLLSIKQDVKLLSENIVKLGFTKLKDILAKRTFNVDDITHFLPHISSYFFEDKIAKILDENEISIPKEKWFTNLRTKGNIGSGSIYIMCEELFNSGKLVKGEKILLAVPESSRFSYVFCLLTVA is encoded by the coding sequence ATGCAAGAAGTTTACATTACGAAGATCGCTAAATTCCTACCCAACGAGCTTATTTCGAACGATGAAATGGAGCAGTATCTGGGACTAATAAACGGTAAGCCATCAAAGTCACGAAGAATAGTACTAAGGAACAACGGGATACAGGGACGCTACTACGCCATTACCAAAGAGGGGAAATCGACCCATACCAACGCCCAAATGGTTTCGCTGGCCATTAGGATGCTTTTTGCGGAACACCCTGAAGATATTAAATCGGTAGAGCTGCTTTGCTGCGGCACCTCTACGCCCGACCAGCTCATGCCGTCGCATGCGGTAATGGTGCACGGCAACCTGCCCGAATCGAGCAGCATCGAGGTTGTTTCGCCATCGGGCGTTTGCTGCTCGGGTATGCATGCCTTTAAGTACGCCTACCTCTCGGTTCTATCGGGCGACAAGCAGAAGGCCGTATGCACCGGCTCGGAGCGCGTATCGCCCCTGCTTAAGGCCGACACGTTCGATGCCGAGGCCGAAAAGATCGAACTGCTCAACAACGACCCCTACATCGCCTTCGAGAAGGACTTCCTTCGGTGGATGCTCTCGGATGGCGCTGGCGCCTTCCTGCTCGAAAACAAGAAGAGCGAGAGCGGCATATCGCTAAAGGTGGAATGGGTGGAGGCCATCTCGTATGCCAACGTAATGGAGTCGTGCATGTACATGGGCGCCGATAAAAACGAGGACGGCACCCTAAAAGGCTACATCGACCACTCGCCCGCAGAAATACTCGACAAGTCGCTGCTAAGCATCAAGCAGGATGTAAAGCTCCTCAGCGAAAACATCGTTAAGCTAGGGTTTACCAAGCTAAAGGATATCCTTGCCAAGAGGACCTTCAACGTTGATGACATCACCCACTTCCTTCCCCACATTTCGAGCTACTTCTTCGAGGATAAAATCGCCAAGATACTCGACGAAAACGAGATATCCATTCCCAAGGAGAAGTGGTTCACCAACCTGCGAACCAAGGGCAACATCGGCTCAGGCTCTATCTACATCATGTGCGAGGAGCTCTTCAACAGCGGCAAGCTGGTAAAAGGCGAAAAGATACTGCTTGCCGTACCCGAAAGCTCGCGCTTCTCCTACGTCTTCTGCTTACTTACAGTTGCATAA
- a CDS encoding BtrH N-terminal domain-containing protein — MNIDFNHIQSAHCENGVTTNLLQFHGYDFMTEPLAFGLGSGLFYIHIPFITISNGPGVSFRTMPGAIFKRTCKSLGIAVEHKKFSNPAKARLFLDNQLETGNPVGCQVGVFNLTYFPVEYRFHFNAHNLIVYGKDGNRYSISDPVMETVTSLTAEELERVRFAKGAFAPKGHIYYPINVPKPNIELLRKGIIKGIKRNTRDMLHVPGGIAGVKGIKFTANQLKKWPSKLGDRRAALYMGQIIRMQEEIGTGGGGFRFIYAAFLEQAAQHLQMDRLVQSSDDFTRAGDLWRTAAVEMAGIYKNRLVGQEAYNRIANMLVEISETEKMAFTKLSKIRF, encoded by the coding sequence ATGAATATCGATTTTAACCATATACAGTCGGCACACTGCGAGAATGGGGTAACCACCAACCTGCTCCAGTTCCACGGCTACGATTTTATGACCGAACCGCTGGCCTTTGGCTTGGGATCGGGCCTATTCTATATCCATATTCCGTTTATTACCATTAGCAACGGTCCAGGCGTCTCCTTTAGAACCATGCCAGGTGCCATTTTTAAGCGCACCTGCAAATCGCTGGGAATAGCGGTGGAGCATAAGAAGTTTAGCAACCCCGCAAAGGCAAGGCTATTCTTGGACAACCAGCTAGAAACGGGCAATCCGGTGGGATGCCAGGTTGGGGTATTCAACCTCACCTACTTCCCAGTAGAGTACCGCTTCCACTTCAACGCGCACAACCTTATTGTTTATGGAAAGGATGGCAACCGCTACTCCATCAGCGACCCGGTAATGGAAACGGTTACTTCGCTTACCGCGGAGGAGCTAGAACGGGTAAGGTTCGCCAAAGGAGCCTTTGCCCCCAAAGGCCATATCTACTACCCTATTAATGTTCCCAAGCCAAACATCGAGCTGTTGCGCAAGGGCATCATCAAGGGGATTAAGCGCAACACCCGCGATATGCTTCATGTTCCTGGAGGAATTGCCGGCGTTAAGGGAATTAAGTTTACCGCAAACCAGCTAAAGAAATGGCCCTCAAAGCTTGGCGACCGTAGAGCCGCCCTTTACATGGGCCAAATCATACGAATGCAAGAAGAGATTGGCACTGGTGGCGGTGGTTTCCGCTTTATCTATGCGGCCTTTTTGGAGCAGGCGGCTCAGCATCTCCAAATGGACAGGCTGGTACAATCGTCCGACGACTTTACCCGTGCTGGCGACCTATGGCGTACGGCAGCCGTCGAGATGGCTGGCATTTACAAGAACCGACTTGTTGGCCAAGAGGCATACAATAGAATCGCCAATATGCTTGTAGAAATATCGGAGACAGAGAAAATGGCGTTCACCAAGCTTTCTAAAATTAGGTTTTAA
- a CDS encoding GAF domain-containing protein, which yields MNKLKKIYNGCNIRTKINISIIGTAGIILLVTMSVAMLRSRSIVLDNAETTALAKARENASKATAYFDKKISVLHALSMYLEDGNRQRTSVVEKMKQLAGGNTDAYAVWYATKGSTADTASAPSRLIVNATGEVATAEAASATGCDKAFEETTSNGEPTLSDPIQYEGAWLTNIAVPIKKGNQVVGVVGILIKNDQISKYTSSIMNAEDGTCKVVTSKNIIAAHTDPQRIGTANDEGEQTNQIAECIKEGKEFSSFNYSKFYNSNAFKVYFPVAISGTQSTWSTCTVIPTAKIMSANNRLIMLMVLLVLLSLAVLSIATSYISKQLATPIKEVSKQLGIITEGQFNDAQLLEQKTNDEIGDMVVGLNELSSSLKKITDFTVNIGKGNFNAEFSARSDKDILGNALVEMRENILTAVKLQEEQKQKDNLHTWEVEGNTRINEIIRKENRSIKHLCDNTLREIISYSGAIQGGIFAIQGEREDEKYVEMVSCVAYNREKMMEKKLDITEGLIGRCIYEKAPILLSEIPQNYLAITSGLGDKRPDFLAIIPLLNNEEIVGVLEIASFKKFEAHTLEYLNKATESLASAIANVKINERTQKLLDQAKQFSEEMSAQEEELRQNMEEMQAAQEEMYHKTEDYENTIAELQAEIESLRRS from the coding sequence ATGAATAAGCTAAAAAAGATCTACAATGGCTGCAACATCCGAACAAAGATCAATATTTCGATTATTGGAACTGCCGGGATAATTCTTCTCGTAACCATGTCGGTAGCCATGCTACGCTCTAGGAGCATTGTGCTAGACAACGCCGAAACGACCGCCCTAGCCAAGGCTCGCGAAAACGCCTCAAAGGCTACCGCCTACTTCGATAAGAAGATTAGCGTCCTCCACGCCCTTTCGATGTACCTCGAGGATGGCAACCGCCAGAGAACCTCGGTGGTCGAAAAGATGAAGCAACTCGCAGGCGGCAATACCGATGCCTACGCCGTATGGTACGCCACCAAAGGATCGACAGCCGACACCGCCTCGGCCCCATCGCGCCTCATCGTTAATGCCACCGGAGAAGTTGCCACCGCCGAAGCTGCAAGCGCAACCGGCTGCGATAAGGCATTCGAGGAGACCACCAGCAACGGCGAGCCCACGCTATCCGACCCCATCCAGTACGAGGGGGCCTGGCTCACCAACATTGCCGTTCCCATTAAGAAGGGCAACCAGGTGGTAGGCGTAGTGGGCATACTGATAAAGAACGACCAAATATCGAAGTACACCTCTTCCATCATGAATGCAGAAGATGGAACGTGCAAGGTGGTAACCAGCAAGAATATTATTGCCGCACACACCGACCCCCAACGAATTGGCACCGCAAACGACGAAGGGGAACAGACCAATCAAATAGCCGAATGTATTAAGGAGGGTAAAGAGTTCTCGAGCTTCAACTACTCGAAATTCTATAATAGCAACGCCTTCAAGGTGTACTTTCCGGTAGCCATTAGCGGCACGCAAAGCACCTGGTCTACCTGCACCGTTATCCCTACGGCAAAGATAATGTCGGCCAACAACCGGCTAATTATGCTAATGGTGCTCCTAGTGCTGCTAAGCCTAGCGGTGCTAAGCATTGCCACCAGCTACATCTCCAAGCAGCTGGCCACCCCCATCAAGGAGGTGTCGAAGCAGCTGGGGATAATTACCGAAGGACAATTCAACGATGCCCAGCTGCTGGAGCAGAAGACCAACGATGAGATCGGCGACATGGTTGTTGGTCTCAACGAACTATCGTCGAGCCTGAAGAAAATAACTGATTTCACCGTTAACATCGGCAAGGGAAACTTTAACGCCGAATTTAGCGCCAGAAGTGACAAGGATATCCTGGGCAACGCCCTAGTAGAAATGCGGGAAAATATCCTTACAGCCGTTAAGTTGCAGGAGGAGCAGAAGCAGAAGGACAACCTGCACACCTGGGAAGTGGAGGGCAACACTCGCATCAACGAGATCATACGAAAGGAAAATCGGAGCATAAAGCACCTTTGCGATAACACCCTCCGCGAAATCATCAGCTACTCTGGGGCCATTCAGGGAGGAATCTTTGCCATTCAGGGCGAACGCGAAGACGAGAAATACGTTGAGATGGTATCATGCGTGGCCTACAACAGGGAAAAGATGATGGAGAAGAAGCTGGACATCACGGAAGGCCTCATCGGCCGATGCATCTACGAGAAGGCGCCCATCCTGCTCTCGGAGATTCCACAAAACTACCTGGCAATTACCTCGGGCCTTGGTGATAAACGCCCCGACTTTTTGGCCATCATCCCGCTGCTCAACAACGAGGAGATTGTTGGGGTGCTAGAAATTGCCTCCTTCAAGAAATTTGAAGCGCATACCTTAGAGTACCTCAACAAGGCAACCGAAAGCCTCGCCTCTGCCATCGCCAACGTAAAAATCAACGAGCGCACGCAGAAGCTGCTCGATCAGGCTAAGCAGTTCTCCGAGGAGATGAGCGCTCAGGAAGAGGAGCTCCGCCAAAACATGGAGGAGATGCAGGCCGCCCAGGAGGAGATGTACCATAAAACTGAAGATTACGAGAACACAATAGCAGAATTACAAGCTGAAATAGAAAGCCTCAGGCGCAGCTAG
- a CDS encoding sulfatase-like hydrolase/transferase, which yields MKKNWFNKSYLENEYVVLLYQFGVLLTLYTVCRLLFYWFNLALFPNVSFADLMTILRGGVKFDIAGLLYLNAAYMLLYVIPHPWKYRSGYQKFLRWWFIIVNSLGLALNALDFKYYPFILKRTTASVYEILKHEDNMVTLSFRFMVDYWYVYLIFAALVAALVYLTRRPKPQPTPIGKWYYAYPFALAMLLMFSAFTVAGIRGDFKHSTRPITISNAGEYVKSAEQVYLVVNTPFCFIRTFGNKSFTKMNFFTSDKELAEGFNPVMKYDLPAPAQKKNVVVIILESFAREHFGAFNKTLDGGKYKGFTPFLDSLAQQSLVFPNAYANGRKSIDAMPSVLASLPALVQPYVISEYSTNRVNTLASLLDGEGYETSFFHGAPNGSMGFLAFSKLAGFQKYYGKTEFNNDAEFDGMWAIWDEPFLKYWGAQMGQMKKPFFTALFSASSHHPFKVPAKYEGAFPKGQIPLHQCVGYTDHSLRLFFNSIKNQPWFKNTVFVITADHSVSPVHAEYKTNVNAFAIPLIFYTPDGSLKGVDNRLAQQVDIMPTLMSYLGYSKPFVSFGTNLLEKKNDTFVLNYIGDAYQFMMDDMVIYFDGKKITQVFDYKKDPALKNNLLGKVNITKYETKMKAVLQQYNNRMIANDLVAK from the coding sequence ATGAAGAAGAATTGGTTCAATAAGAGCTACCTGGAGAACGAGTACGTGGTGCTCCTCTACCAGTTTGGCGTGCTGCTAACCCTGTACACCGTGTGCCGGCTGCTGTTCTACTGGTTTAACCTGGCGCTGTTCCCCAACGTGAGCTTCGCCGACCTGATGACCATCCTGCGCGGCGGCGTTAAGTTCGATATTGCGGGGCTGCTCTACCTCAACGCGGCCTACATGCTGCTGTACGTTATCCCCCACCCCTGGAAGTACCGCAGCGGCTACCAGAAGTTCCTGCGCTGGTGGTTCATCATCGTCAACTCGCTGGGGCTGGCCCTCAACGCCCTCGACTTTAAGTACTACCCCTTTATACTGAAGCGCACCACCGCCAGCGTGTACGAGATCCTCAAGCACGAGGACAACATGGTGACGCTCTCGTTCCGCTTTATGGTGGACTACTGGTACGTGTACCTGATCTTTGCCGCCCTGGTAGCGGCGCTGGTGTACCTCACCCGCAGGCCCAAGCCGCAGCCCACGCCCATCGGCAAGTGGTACTACGCCTACCCCTTTGCCCTGGCGATGCTGCTCATGTTTAGCGCCTTTACCGTTGCCGGCATCCGCGGCGACTTTAAGCATAGCACCCGCCCCATCACCATCAGCAACGCGGGCGAGTACGTAAAGTCGGCCGAGCAGGTGTACCTGGTGGTGAACACCCCCTTCTGCTTCATCCGCACCTTCGGCAACAAGTCGTTTACCAAGATGAACTTCTTTACTTCGGATAAGGAACTCGCCGAGGGCTTTAATCCGGTGATGAAGTACGACCTGCCCGCCCCTGCCCAGAAGAAGAACGTGGTGGTGATCATCCTCGAAAGCTTCGCCCGCGAGCACTTCGGCGCCTTCAATAAGACTTTAGATGGCGGAAAGTACAAGGGCTTCACCCCCTTCCTCGACTCGCTGGCCCAGCAGAGCCTGGTATTCCCCAACGCCTACGCCAACGGGCGCAAGTCGATTGATGCCATGCCCTCGGTGCTGGCCTCGCTGCCCGCGCTGGTGCAGCCCTACGTGATATCGGAGTACTCCACCAACCGCGTAAACACCCTCGCCAGCCTGCTCGACGGCGAAGGCTACGAGACCTCGTTCTTCCACGGAGCACCCAACGGCTCGATGGGCTTTTTGGCCTTCAGCAAGCTGGCAGGGTTCCAAAAGTACTACGGCAAGACGGAGTTCAACAACGATGCCGAGTTCGACGGCATGTGGGCCATCTGGGACGAGCCCTTCCTGAAGTACTGGGGCGCCCAAATGGGGCAGATGAAGAAGCCCTTCTTCACGGCGCTCTTCTCGGCCTCGTCGCACCACCCCTTTAAGGTTCCCGCCAAGTACGAGGGCGCATTCCCCAAGGGGCAAATCCCGCTGCACCAGTGCGTGGGCTACACCGACCACTCACTTCGCCTATTCTTCAACAGCATCAAAAATCAGCCCTGGTTTAAGAATACGGTATTCGTGATTACCGCCGACCACAGCGTATCGCCGGTGCACGCCGAGTACAAGACCAACGTTAACGCCTTTGCCATCCCGCTGATCTTCTACACCCCCGATGGCTCGCTAAAGGGCGTCGACAACCGCCTTGCCCAGCAGGTAGACATCATGCCAACGCTGATGAGCTACCTCGGCTACAGCAAGCCCTTCGTATCGTTCGGCACCAACCTGTTGGAGAAGAAGAACGACACCTTCGTGCTCAACTACATCGGCGACGCCTACCAGTTTATGATGGATGATATGGTGATCTACTTCGATGGGAAGAAAATAACGCAGGTGTTCGACTACAAGAAGGACCCCGCGCTCAAGAACAACCTCCTGGGTAAGGTCAATATCACCAAGTACGAAACCAAGATGAAGGCCGTACTGCAGCAGTACAACAACCGAATGATTGCAAACGACCTGGTGGCAAAGTAG
- a CDS encoding ABC transporter ATP-binding protein, whose protein sequence is MGVGIDIQRIVKRYPSATKNSLNEVSLTINPGSKFGILGPNGAGKTTLISIICGIIDKTEGSIAYYNREGEIGYKAFRKTLGFVPQDYALFQELTPRQNLEYFGALYNLGRKEIARQTDKLLAKLGLSAVADHQVSTFSGGMKRRINLAIGIIHQPQILVLDEPTVGVDVQSKNAIMKLLDELNANGTTIIYTSHHLSEAQEFCNEIALIDMGKIILSQTMASLLKEHQTNSLKEVFLELTGEEYRDSNV, encoded by the coding sequence ATGGGAGTTGGAATAGACATACAGCGTATCGTTAAGCGATACCCCTCGGCTACAAAAAATAGCCTGAATGAGGTTAGCCTCACCATTAACCCAGGAAGCAAGTTTGGCATACTGGGTCCCAACGGGGCTGGTAAAACCACGCTGATATCGATTATCTGCGGAATAATCGACAAAACCGAAGGAAGTATCGCCTACTATAACCGCGAGGGGGAAATCGGCTACAAGGCCTTCAGAAAAACGCTTGGCTTTGTTCCTCAAGATTACGCCCTATTCCAGGAGTTAACCCCACGACAGAACTTGGAGTACTTCGGCGCGCTCTATAACCTTGGCCGAAAAGAAATAGCCCGCCAAACCGACAAACTCCTGGCAAAACTGGGGCTTTCGGCGGTAGCCGATCATCAAGTCTCCACCTTTTCGGGAGGGATGAAGCGAAGAATAAACCTTGCCATTGGGATTATACACCAGCCGCAGATACTGGTTCTCGATGAGCCAACCGTTGGGGTGGATGTCCAAAGCAAAAACGCCATAATGAAGCTGCTCGACGAACTGAATGCTAATGGCACAACCATTATTTACACATCGCACCACCTCTCGGAGGCGCAGGAGTTCTGCAACGAGATTGCGCTAATAGATATGGGCAAGATCATACTCTCCCAAACAATGGCATCGCTCCTAAAAGAGCATCAAACTAACAGCCTGAAAGAAGTCTTCCTAGAACTTACAGGCGAAGAATACCGCGATTCAAATGTATAA